One window of the Bradyrhizobium sp. NP1 genome contains the following:
- a CDS encoding L-lactate permease, whose product MWNQVYNPLDNAALSTVAAAIPVVTLLVLIASGRVKAHIAAIIAVILTNLIAIYIFTMPAGMSIRASLLGIVSGFFPIGWIVLNVIFLYQLTVSTGQFELLKRAVGGVTEDRRLQLLLIAFSFGAFFEGASGFGTPVAITGSILIGLGFSPLAASGLSLIANTAPVAYGALGTPIAGLAQVTGLDPYILGAMVGRQLPVFSLIVPFWVVWAFAGWRGMKDVWPAILVTGVSFAVPQFVISNYINPWIVDIGASLISMGCLILFLRVWQPRQLWLSPALRGNDESAATMATPKPLDKTTLTRAQLWTALLPWIIVCIVMLIWGSGWFKTWANSIFTWNYPVPDLHNMINKVPPVAAKPTPEGAVFGFTYLSFTGTGMLIAAIVSGFLAGFSPARMVAEYGRTIRLCAISLITISAMLAIGTLTRLSGVDATLGLAFAATGVLYPFFGTLLGWLGVALTGSDTASNILFGNLQKITSEQLGLPSVLMAAANSSGGVMGKMIDAQSIVVASTATNWYGHEGSILRYVFVHSIVLACLVGVLVTLQAYVYPFTAMVLK is encoded by the coding sequence ATGTGGAATCAAGTCTATAACCCGCTCGACAACGCCGCCTTGTCGACGGTCGCCGCCGCGATTCCGGTGGTGACGCTTTTGGTGCTGATCGCCAGCGGCAGGGTGAAGGCGCACATCGCGGCGATCATCGCCGTGATCCTGACCAACCTGATCGCGATCTACATCTTCACCATGCCGGCCGGCATGTCGATCCGCGCCTCGCTGCTCGGCATCGTGTCCGGCTTCTTCCCGATCGGCTGGATCGTGCTGAACGTCATCTTCCTGTATCAGCTTACGGTTTCAACCGGCCAATTCGAGCTGTTGAAGCGCGCCGTCGGCGGCGTCACCGAAGACCGAAGGCTGCAGCTGCTGCTGATCGCGTTTTCGTTCGGCGCCTTCTTCGAGGGCGCCTCGGGCTTCGGCACGCCGGTCGCGATCACGGGTTCGATCCTGATCGGGCTTGGCTTCTCCCCGCTCGCCGCTTCGGGCCTGTCGCTGATCGCCAATACCGCCCCCGTTGCCTATGGCGCGCTCGGCACGCCGATTGCGGGGCTGGCGCAGGTCACCGGGCTCGATCCCTATATCCTGGGCGCGATGGTCGGACGGCAATTGCCGGTGTTTTCGCTGATCGTGCCGTTCTGGGTGGTGTGGGCGTTCGCCGGCTGGCGCGGCATGAAGGACGTGTGGCCCGCGATCCTCGTCACCGGCGTATCGTTCGCCGTCCCGCAATTCGTGATCTCGAACTACATCAATCCGTGGATCGTCGACATCGGCGCCTCGCTGATCTCGATGGGCTGCCTGATCCTGTTTCTGCGGGTCTGGCAGCCGCGCCAGCTCTGGCTGTCGCCGGCGCTGCGCGGCAACGACGAGTCGGCTGCGACCATGGCGACGCCGAAGCCGCTCGACAAGACGACGCTTACGCGAGCCCAGCTCTGGACCGCATTGCTGCCGTGGATCATCGTCTGCATTGTGATGCTGATCTGGGGCAGCGGTTGGTTCAAGACCTGGGCGAACTCGATCTTCACCTGGAACTATCCCGTTCCCGACCTGCATAACATGATCAACAAGGTGCCGCCGGTGGCGGCGAAGCCGACGCCGGAAGGCGCGGTGTTCGGCTTCACTTACCTGTCGTTCACCGGAACGGGCATGTTGATCGCGGCGATCGTTTCCGGTTTCCTGGCGGGCTTTTCGCCGGCCAGGATGGTCGCGGAATACGGTCGCACCATCAGGCTGTGCGCGATCTCGCTGATCACGATCTCGGCGATGCTCGCGATCGGTACGCTGACGCGGCTGTCCGGCGTCGACGCGACGCTCGGTCTCGCCTTTGCCGCGACCGGCGTGCTCTATCCCTTCTTCGGCACGCTGCTCGGCTGGCTCGGCGTCGCGCTGACCGGATCGGATACCGCCTCCAACATCCTGTTCGGCAATCTGCAGAAGATCACCTCCGAGCAGCTCGGCCTGCCATCGGTGCTGATGGCCGCCGCCAACTCGTCGGGCGGCGTGATGGGCAAGATGATCGACGCGCAGTCGATCGTGGTCGCTTCCACCGCGACCAACTGGTACGGCCACGAGGGATCGATCCTGCGCTACGTCTTCGTGCATTCGATCGTGCTGGCGTGTCTTGTCGGCGTGCTGGTGACGCTGCAGGCCTATGTCTATCCGTTCACGGCGATGGTGCTGAAATAG
- a CDS encoding HPP family protein gives MKFLWHEGAVAGAGVALAIGAMEWFSFTSHYPLAVIPFATSIALVIGSPDAEPAQPRALIGGHLVSTLVGLAVVQLTGPSAWAAAMAVGLAILAMYLTATFHPPAGIDPLLVVSNGLPWSFLLKPVLAGALLLTFFAWFWHRGVRRRPWPQRWL, from the coding sequence ATGAAGTTTCTCTGGCATGAAGGCGCCGTTGCGGGTGCGGGGGTTGCCCTTGCGATCGGCGCCATGGAGTGGTTCTCGTTCACCTCCCACTATCCGCTCGCCGTGATCCCCTTCGCGACATCGATCGCGCTGGTGATCGGCTCGCCCGACGCCGAGCCGGCGCAGCCGCGTGCTCTGATCGGCGGACATCTGGTGTCGACCCTGGTCGGGCTTGCCGTCGTCCAGCTGACCGGGCCAAGCGCCTGGGCTGCGGCCATGGCCGTCGGGCTCGCCATCCTCGCGATGTACCTGACCGCGACGTTTCACCCGCCGGCAGGGATCGATCCGCTGCTCGTGGTCTCCAACGGTCTCCCCTGGTCGTTTCTGCTGAAGCCGGTGCTCGCCGGCGCCTTGCTGCTGACCTTCTTTGCCTGGTTCTGGCACCGTGGGGTGCGGCGAAGGCCGTGGCCGCAGCGCTGGCTGTAG
- the glcF gene encoding glycolate oxidase subunit GlcF, producing the protein MKTEFSLAQLADPDIAEADKILRACVHCGFCTATCPTYVLLGDELDSPRGRIYLIKEMLEKDQQPTAEVVKHIDRCLSCLACMTTCPSGVNYMHLVDQARVRIEQQYARPWPEQALRAVLALVLPRPELFRASMILARLARPLASLLPTPKAPTPVPNFFRRIKAMLALAPDRLPPRGAASGSVFLAQGTRRARVALLQGCAQQVLAPRINQAAVNVLTRHGVEVVLVRDEQCCGALTHHLGRDDDALMRARANIRTWTAEADRGGLDAILVTTSGCGTVIKDYGYMLREDAEYAARAARVAALTKDITEYLAGIELAKSQQRGDVVVAYHAACSLQHGQKITQAPKELLSKNGFVVKDIPESHLCCGSAGTYNLLQPDIADRLRERKVANIASVGPDMIAAGNIGCMVQIAGGTSVPVVHTIELLDWATGGPRPGSD; encoded by the coding sequence ATGAAGACCGAGTTCTCGCTCGCGCAACTGGCCGACCCCGATATCGCCGAGGCCGACAAGATCCTGCGCGCCTGCGTGCATTGCGGTTTCTGCACCGCGACCTGCCCGACCTATGTGCTGCTTGGCGACGAGCTCGATAGTCCGCGCGGCCGCATTTACCTGATCAAGGAGATGCTGGAGAAGGATCAGCAGCCGACGGCCGAGGTGGTCAAGCATATCGATCGCTGCCTGTCCTGCCTCGCCTGCATGACGACCTGCCCGTCGGGCGTGAACTACATGCACCTCGTCGACCAGGCGCGGGTCCGGATCGAACAGCAGTATGCGCGGCCCTGGCCTGAGCAGGCCTTGCGCGCCGTGCTGGCGCTCGTGCTGCCGCGGCCGGAGCTGTTTCGCGCCAGCATGATCCTGGCGCGGCTGGCGCGCCCGCTCGCGAGCCTCTTGCCGACCCCCAAGGCGCCGACGCCGGTGCCAAATTTCTTCAGGCGAATCAAGGCGATGCTGGCGCTCGCGCCGGACCGCCTGCCGCCGCGGGGAGCCGCTTCGGGGAGCGTTTTTCTGGCGCAGGGTACGCGCCGCGCGCGCGTTGCGCTGCTGCAGGGCTGCGCGCAGCAGGTACTGGCGCCGCGCATCAACCAGGCTGCCGTCAACGTGCTGACCCGCCACGGCGTCGAGGTCGTGCTGGTCAGGGACGAGCAATGCTGCGGCGCGCTGACCCACCATCTCGGTCGCGACGACGACGCGCTGATGCGCGCGCGTGCCAACATCCGCACCTGGACGGCGGAGGCCGACCGAGGCGGCCTCGACGCCATCCTGGTGACGACGTCGGGCTGCGGCACGGTGATCAAGGACTATGGATACATGCTGCGCGAGGACGCCGAATATGCCGCGCGCGCGGCACGGGTCGCGGCGCTGACCAAGGATATCACCGAGTATCTCGCCGGCATCGAGCTTGCGAAATCACAGCAGCGGGGCGACGTCGTCGTCGCCTATCATGCGGCTTGTTCGCTGCAGCACGGGCAGAAAATCACGCAGGCCCCGAAAGAATTGCTTTCCAAGAACGGATTCGTGGTGAAAGATATACCCGAGAGCCATTTGTGCTGCGGTTCGGCGGGGACTTATAACCTACTCCAGCCCGACATTGCGGACAGGTTGCGCGAGCGCAAGGTCGCCAACATCGCAAGCGTCGGGCCTGACATGATCGCTGCGGGCAACATCGGATGCATGGTGCAGATTGCCGGCGGCACGTCAGTTCCTGTTGTGCACACGATTGAGCTTCTCGATTGGGCGACGGGCGGTCCCCGGCCGGGATCGGATTGA
- a CDS encoding FAD-binding protein: protein METLKVRDAGDVEQAVRSAIASDQPLEIVGQGSKRLIGQPMATNAVLDLSALNAVVAYEPNELIITVAAGAPFADVQSLIDSKNQQFAFEPVDTAALLGTPPLATIGGMIGAGLAGPRRIKAGGIRDHLLGAHAVSGFGDSFKTGGKVVKNVTGYDLCKLLAGSWGTLAVMTEVTLKVMPRPESQRTLVLRGLDDQTANRAMTAALGSPFDVTAAAHVPASVFRPDTGGLDADGLGALGAGGRALTLLRLEGILASVVHRATALAKSLAAFGPVDLLVDEASASVWSSIRDVRPFAAQGALGAWPVWRIVCPPAAGGALGEQLARDSGGDVIYDWGGGLIWAALPPKADAHAALVRQRAAAAGGHAMLVRAADEVRRQVDVFQPQPAGLAALSERVRASFDPKQILNRGRMTRGAGVAVQKSASFSPRGPNADF, encoded by the coding sequence GTGGAAACGCTCAAAGTACGCGATGCAGGCGATGTCGAGCAGGCGGTGCGATCGGCGATCGCGTCCGATCAGCCGCTCGAGATCGTCGGACAGGGGTCCAAGCGGCTGATCGGACAGCCGATGGCGACCAATGCCGTGCTCGACCTGTCCGCGCTCAACGCGGTCGTGGCCTATGAGCCGAACGAGCTGATCATCACGGTTGCCGCCGGGGCGCCTTTTGCCGACGTGCAGTCGCTGATCGACTCCAAAAACCAGCAATTCGCCTTCGAGCCGGTCGATACCGCCGCCCTGCTCGGCACGCCGCCGCTTGCCACCATCGGCGGCATGATCGGCGCAGGCCTGGCCGGCCCGCGCCGGATCAAGGCGGGCGGCATCCGCGACCACCTGCTCGGCGCGCATGCGGTGTCCGGCTTCGGCGACAGCTTCAAGACCGGCGGCAAGGTGGTGAAGAACGTCACCGGCTACGACCTCTGCAAGCTGCTCGCGGGCTCCTGGGGCACGCTCGCGGTCATGACCGAGGTGACGCTGAAGGTGATGCCGCGGCCGGAAAGCCAGCGCACGCTGGTGCTGCGCGGGCTCGACGACCAGACCGCCAACCGCGCCATGACGGCAGCGCTCGGCTCGCCCTTCGACGTCACCGCGGCGGCCCATGTGCCGGCGTCAGTGTTCCGCCCCGATACCGGCGGGCTCGATGCCGACGGGCTGGGCGCGCTGGGCGCGGGCGGGCGGGCGCTGACCCTGCTGCGGCTCGAGGGCATCCTCGCCTCGGTGGTTCACCGCGCCACCGCGCTCGCCAAGAGCCTCGCCGCGTTCGGTCCGGTCGACCTTCTGGTGGATGAAGCCTCGGCAAGCGTCTGGAGTTCCATCCGCGACGTCAGGCCCTTTGCGGCGCAGGGCGCGCTCGGCGCCTGGCCGGTGTGGCGGATCGTCTGTCCGCCGGCGGCGGGCGGGGCGCTGGGCGAGCAGCTGGCGCGCGACAGCGGTGGTGACGTCATCTACGACTGGGGCGGCGGCCTGATCTGGGCGGCGCTGCCGCCCAAGGCGGACGCCCATGCCGCGCTGGTGCGTCAGCGCGCGGCGGCGGCGGGCGGCCACGCCATGCTGGTCCGCGCCGCGGACGAGGTCCGGCGCCAGGTCGACGTGTTCCAGCCGCAGCCGGCGGGATTGGCCGCGCTGAGCGAGCGCGTCCGTGCCAGCTTCGATCCGAAGCAGATCCTCAACCGCGGCCGAATGACGCGAGGGGCTGGTGTGGCGGTTCAGAAGTCCGCATCATTTTCGCCGCGAGGTCCCAATGCGGATTTCTGA
- a CDS encoding META domain-containing protein, whose product MNLADNVAIRLAVACVAFAIALNTAPVKADSGFPFGMLMTMEAQPQPGSKRIPNIEIGDNGEAVLELWCKAAKGQFSVAGNTVIFVAGAMEDRGCPQPKAQADDDLLSALGEVTAWKRQGDLVSFIGSKTLRFRINTN is encoded by the coding sequence ATGAATTTGGCTGACAATGTCGCGATCAGGCTCGCCGTTGCCTGCGTCGCGTTCGCGATCGCGCTCAATACGGCCCCGGTCAAGGCCGACAGCGGATTTCCGTTCGGCATGCTGATGACGATGGAGGCTCAGCCACAGCCGGGATCGAAGCGGATTCCGAATATCGAGATCGGCGACAATGGCGAGGCTGTGCTCGAGCTCTGGTGCAAGGCGGCCAAGGGCCAGTTTTCGGTCGCCGGCAACACCGTGATCTTCGTCGCGGGTGCCATGGAAGACCGCGGCTGTCCGCAGCCGAAGGCGCAGGCCGATGACGACCTGCTTTCCGCGCTCGGCGAGGTGACCGCCTGGAAGCGGCAGGGTGATCTCGTCTCCTTCATCGGCAGCAAGACGCTGCGCTTCCGCATCAACACGAACTGA
- a CDS encoding ABC transporter ATP-binding protein/permease: MNNIRATLAIVWRIAVPYFRSEDKLAGRTLLAAVIAIELALVGIDVLVNFWYNRFYNDLQDKNWNGVISGLGLFTILAAINVVLSIYQLYLNQWLQIRWRRWMTSRYLGEWLHGANHYRMQLRGDAADNPDQRIADDVRLFVEQTLGIGVGLLSSIVSLASFVVILWGISAEAPLTMFGREFAIPGYLVWGALIYAIFGTALTQWIGSPLVNLSFEQQRFEADFRFNLVRTRENSEQIALLRGESAERERLSQRFSRVINNWYAIMSRTKRLTAFTQSYAQAAVIFPFILAMPAYFAGKIQLGGLMQTASAFGSVQKALSFFVTIYRTLAEWRAVVARLDGFEMSIDSAAAVAGSAAPIKLASSGGRDAIELDELLVNLPNGAPLVSADGIAIRSRDHVLVTGPSGAGKSTLFRAIAGVWPFGAGEIVIPPKATLMMLPQRPYFPIGALKDAVAYPSPSETFGQEQIAAAVSAVGLPELAQRLDEDTHWNRMLSLGEQQRLGLARALLHAPQYLFLDEATASLDEASEAALYRLLEERLPDTAIVSIGHRSTLVAFHSRRLVLARQGERAVLQVPQSEAAK, from the coding sequence GTGAACAACATTCGCGCAACGCTCGCGATCGTATGGCGGATCGCCGTTCCCTATTTCCGTTCCGAGGACAAGCTCGCCGGCCGCACGCTGCTTGCGGCCGTCATCGCGATCGAGCTCGCACTGGTCGGAATCGATGTGCTGGTGAACTTTTGGTACAATCGCTTCTACAACGACCTTCAGGACAAGAACTGGAACGGGGTCATCTCCGGCCTCGGCCTGTTCACGATCCTCGCGGCGATCAACGTCGTGCTCTCGATCTACCAGCTCTATCTCAATCAATGGCTGCAGATCCGCTGGCGCCGCTGGATGACCAGCCGCTATCTCGGCGAGTGGCTGCATGGCGCCAACCACTATCGCATGCAGCTTCGGGGCGATGCGGCCGACAACCCCGACCAGCGCATCGCCGACGACGTCAGGCTGTTCGTCGAGCAGACGCTCGGCATCGGCGTCGGCCTGCTCTCCTCGATCGTGTCGCTGGCGTCGTTCGTGGTGATCCTGTGGGGCATTTCCGCGGAAGCGCCGCTGACGATGTTCGGCCGCGAATTCGCGATCCCCGGCTATCTGGTGTGGGGCGCGCTGATCTATGCGATCTTCGGCACCGCGCTGACGCAATGGATCGGCTCGCCGCTGGTCAACCTGTCGTTCGAGCAGCAGCGCTTCGAGGCCGACTTCCGTTTCAACCTGGTCCGCACGCGCGAGAATTCCGAACAGATCGCGCTGTTGCGCGGCGAGAGCGCGGAGCGCGAGCGGCTTTCGCAGCGCTTCAGCCGGGTGATCAACAACTGGTACGCCATCATGAGCCGCACCAAGCGGCTGACGGCCTTTACCCAGAGCTACGCGCAGGCCGCCGTGATCTTCCCCTTCATCCTGGCGATGCCGGCCTATTTCGCCGGCAAGATCCAGCTCGGCGGCCTGATGCAGACAGCCAGCGCCTTCGGCAGCGTGCAGAAGGCGCTGTCGTTCTTCGTCACGATCTACCGGACGCTGGCGGAGTGGCGCGCGGTGGTCGCGCGTCTCGACGGCTTTGAAATGTCGATCGACAGCGCCGCGGCGGTTGCCGGTTCGGCGGCACCGATCAAGCTTGCGTCATCAGGCGGCCGCGACGCCATCGAGCTCGACGAACTCCTCGTCAACCTGCCGAACGGGGCGCCACTGGTTTCAGCCGACGGCATCGCGATCCGCAGCCGCGACCATGTGCTGGTCACCGGCCCCTCGGGCGCCGGCAAGTCGACACTGTTCCGCGCCATCGCCGGAGTCTGGCCGTTCGGCGCGGGCGAGATCGTGATCCCGCCCAAGGCGACGCTGATGATGCTGCCGCAGCGCCCCTATTTCCCGATTGGCGCGCTCAAGGATGCGGTGGCCTATCCGTCACCAAGCGAGACTTTCGGGCAGGAGCAGATCGCCGCAGCCGTGAGCGCGGTGGGCTTGCCCGAGCTCGCGCAACGGCTCGACGAGGACACCCATTGGAACCGGATGCTGTCGCTCGGCGAGCAGCAGCGGCTCGGACTTGCACGCGCACTGCTGCATGCTCCGCAGTACCTGTTTCTCGACGAGGCCACCGCCTCGCTCGACGAAGCCTCGGAGGCCGCGCTCTACCGGCTGCTCGAGGAACGGCTGCCTGACACCGCAATCGTCTCGATCGGCCACCGCTCCACGCTGGTGGCTTTCCACAGCCGCCGGCTGGTGCTGGCGCGACAGGGCGAACGCGCCGTGCTGCAGGTGCCGCAGAGCGAGGCCGCCAAGTAG
- a CDS encoding co-chaperone GroES has product MAKTRFRPLHDRVVVKRLDAEEKTKGGIIIPDTVKEKPSQGEITAVGPGGRDETGKLIPIDLKVGDRVLFGKWSGTEVKIDGEELLIMKESDIMGVLA; this is encoded by the coding sequence ATGGCTAAAACCAGATTTCGTCCGCTGCATGACCGCGTCGTGGTCAAGCGCCTCGATGCCGAAGAGAAGACCAAGGGCGGCATCATCATCCCCGACACGGTCAAGGAAAAGCCGTCGCAGGGCGAAATCACCGCAGTCGGCCCCGGCGGCCGCGACGAGACCGGCAAGCTGATCCCGATCGATCTCAAGGTCGGCGACCGCGTGCTGTTCGGCAAATGGTCGGGCACCGAGGTCAAGATCGACGGCGAGGAACTCCTGATCATGAAGGAGTCCGACATCATGGGCGTGCTGGCCTAA
- a CDS encoding TorF family putative porin translates to MKKVALLATALTMISGSVLAADMPVKAVKAPPPAPFDPWDVAFGSAIMNDYVFRGVTQSNHKPSVAAYFEPRYNVNKDLQLYIGTSAESISFPNRAAAEVDIYGGIRPTFGMFAFDFGVWGYLYPGGQCFGGAGPLTNSCAAFGQGTDFGLGNGLPINGNFAKRNASFYEGYAKLNVTLNDQWQVGFNEFYSPNFLNLGAWGNYSSVTAKWTAPSTTFGSSGVGMYVSGEFGRQWLGTSDAFYGTTTATAFGGPFPLGIPEPSYNTWNIGVGFTYKVFTLDIRYSDTNLSKASCNAFTSDYSTTSFSPSNITAINPGGFGSNWCGATGIVKLSADLTAMSNLK, encoded by the coding sequence ATGAAGAAAGTCGCTTTGTTGGCAACGGCGCTGACAATGATTTCGGGTTCGGTTCTGGCGGCAGACATGCCGGTGAAGGCTGTGAAGGCTCCGCCGCCCGCGCCATTCGATCCCTGGGATGTCGCCTTCGGCAGCGCCATCATGAACGATTACGTGTTCCGCGGCGTCACCCAGTCCAACCACAAGCCGTCGGTCGCCGCCTATTTCGAGCCGCGCTACAACGTCAACAAGGACCTGCAGCTCTACATCGGCACCTCGGCGGAAAGCATCTCCTTCCCGAACCGCGCCGCGGCGGAGGTCGACATCTACGGCGGTATCCGCCCGACCTTCGGCATGTTCGCCTTCGACTTCGGCGTGTGGGGCTATCTCTATCCCGGCGGCCAGTGCTTCGGCGGCGCCGGCCCGCTCACCAACAGCTGCGCGGCCTTCGGCCAGGGCACCGATTTCGGGCTCGGCAACGGCCTGCCGATCAACGGCAACTTCGCCAAGAGGAACGCCAGCTTCTACGAAGGCTACGCCAAGCTCAACGTCACCCTCAACGACCAGTGGCAGGTCGGCTTCAACGAGTTCTACTCGCCGAACTTCCTGAACCTCGGCGCCTGGGGCAACTACTCCTCGGTCACCGCGAAGTGGACCGCGCCGAGCACGACCTTCGGCTCGAGCGGCGTCGGCATGTACGTCTCCGGCGAGTTCGGCCGGCAGTGGCTCGGCACCTCCGACGCGTTCTACGGCACCACGACGGCCACGGCGTTCGGCGGGCCGTTCCCGCTCGGCATTCCCGAGCCGAGCTACAACACCTGGAATATCGGCGTCGGCTTCACCTACAAGGTCTTCACGCTCGATATCCGCTACTCGGACACGAACCTGTCGAAGGCGTCCTGTAACGCCTTCACCAGCGATTACTCGACCACCAGCTTCAGCCCGTCCAACATCACCGCGATCAACCCTGGCGGCTTCGGCTCCAACTGGTGCGGCGCGACCGGCATCGTCAAGCTCTCGGCCGACCTGACGGCAATGTCGAATCTGAAGTAA
- a CDS encoding helix-turn-helix domain-containing protein, with amino-acid sequence MLIAPQMAEIAQMVSDPGRANILSTLMDGRALTAGELARVAGVTPQTASSHLSKLVERRLLVVDKRGPRRFYRLATAEIAQMLEGMMVVAVAGPPRFRPPSRIDAEMRRARTCYDHLAGELGVALTDSMIARGLLILDADAGELTADGERLLAALGADLAAPPRSRRAFCRPCLDWSERRPHLAGRVGAALAHLAFARDWIRRRPHDRSVEITEDGLNAFRDTFGARI; translated from the coding sequence ATGCTTATCGCGCCGCAGATGGCCGAAATCGCCCAGATGGTCTCGGATCCCGGGCGTGCCAACATCCTCTCGACGCTGATGGACGGGCGCGCGCTCACGGCCGGCGAGCTCGCCAGGGTCGCGGGCGTCACGCCGCAGACCGCGAGCTCGCACCTGTCGAAGCTCGTCGAGCGCAGGCTGCTCGTGGTGGACAAGCGCGGGCCGCGCCGGTTCTACCGGCTGGCGACGGCGGAGATCGCGCAGATGCTGGAGGGCATGATGGTGGTTGCGGTCGCCGGCCCGCCGCGCTTTCGGCCGCCCTCGCGGATCGACGCCGAGATGCGCCGGGCGCGCACCTGCTACGACCATCTCGCCGGCGAGCTTGGCGTCGCGCTGACCGACAGCATGATCGCGCGCGGGCTGCTCATTCTCGACGCCGACGCGGGCGAGCTGACCGCCGATGGCGAGCGGTTGCTGGCCGCCCTGGGTGCGGATCTCGCCGCGCCGCCGCGCAGCCGCCGCGCGTTCTGCCGGCCCTGCCTCGACTGGAGCGAGCGGCGGCCGCATCTTGCGGGGCGGGTCGGGGCGGCGCTCGCCCACCTTGCCTTCGCGCGCGACTGGATCCGCCGGCGGCCGCACGACCGCTCCGTCGAGATCACCGAGGACGGCCTGAATGCGTTCAGGGACACATTCGGCGCGCGCATTTGA
- the groL gene encoding chaperonin GroEL (60 kDa chaperone family; promotes refolding of misfolded polypeptides especially under stressful conditions; forms two stacked rings of heptamers to form a barrel-shaped 14mer; ends can be capped by GroES; misfolded proteins enter the barrel where they are refolded when GroES binds) produces the protein MAAKEVKFAGDARDRMLRGVDILANAVKVTLGPKGRNVVIEKSFGAPRITKDGVTVAKEIELEDKFENMGAQMLREVASKTNDTAGDGTTTATVLAQAIVREGGKSVAAGMNPMDLKRGINIAVAAVVKDIEKRAKPVASSSEVAQVGTISANGDTAIGKMIAQAMQKVGNEGVITVEENKSLETEVDIVEGMKFDRGYLSPYFVTNAEKMTAELEDAYVLLHEKKLSGLQAMLPVLEAVVQSGRPLVIIAEDVEGEALATLVVNRLRGGLKVAAVKAPGFGDRRKAMLEDIAILTGGQLISDELGMKLEGVTLNMLGRARKVVIDKENTTIVNGAGKKKDIEARVAQIKAQIEETTSDYDREKLQERLAKLAGGVAVIRVGGATEVEVKEKKDRVEDALNATRAAVQEGIVPGGGVALLRAKKAVGRIHNDNADVQAGINIVLKALEAPIRQISENAGVEGSIVVGKILEDKSETFGFDAQTEEYVDMVAKGIIDPAKVVRTALQDASSVAGLLVTTEAMVAEMPKEPAAPAMPGGGGMGGMGF, from the coding sequence ATGGCTGCCAAGGAAGTAAAATTTGCCGGCGACGCGCGCGACCGCATGCTGCGCGGCGTCGACATTCTCGCCAACGCCGTGAAGGTCACGCTCGGCCCCAAGGGCCGCAATGTCGTCATCGAGAAGAGCTTCGGCGCTCCGCGCATCACCAAGGACGGCGTCACCGTCGCCAAGGAGATCGAGCTCGAGGACAAATTCGAGAACATGGGCGCGCAGATGCTGCGCGAGGTCGCTTCCAAGACCAACGACACCGCCGGTGACGGCACCACCACGGCGACCGTGCTGGCCCAGGCGATCGTGCGCGAGGGCGGCAAGTCGGTCGCGGCCGGCATGAACCCGATGGATCTCAAGCGCGGCATCAACATCGCGGTCGCCGCCGTGGTCAAGGACATCGAGAAGCGCGCCAAGCCGGTCGCCTCCTCCTCGGAAGTCGCCCAGGTCGGCACCATCTCGGCCAACGGCGACACTGCGATCGGCAAGATGATCGCGCAGGCGATGCAGAAGGTCGGCAACGAGGGCGTCATCACCGTCGAGGAGAACAAGTCGCTGGAGACGGAAGTCGACATCGTCGAAGGCATGAAGTTCGACCGCGGCTACCTGTCGCCCTACTTCGTTACCAATGCCGAGAAGATGACCGCCGAGCTCGAGGACGCCTACGTGCTCCTGCACGAGAAGAAGCTCTCCGGCCTGCAGGCCATGCTGCCGGTGCTGGAAGCGGTGGTGCAGTCGGGCCGTCCGCTCGTCATCATCGCCGAGGACGTCGAGGGCGAGGCGCTGGCGACGCTGGTCGTCAACCGCCTGCGCGGCGGCCTGAAGGTCGCCGCCGTCAAGGCGCCGGGCTTCGGCGATCGCCGCAAGGCCATGCTCGAGGACATCGCGATCCTGACCGGCGGCCAGCTGATCTCCGACGAGCTCGGCATGAAGCTCGAAGGCGTCACGCTGAACATGCTCGGCCGCGCCCGCAAGGTGGTGATCGACAAGGAGAACACCACGATCGTCAACGGCGCCGGCAAGAAGAAGGACATCGAGGCCCGCGTCGCCCAGATCAAGGCGCAGATCGAGGAGACCACCTCCGACTACGATCGCGAGAAGCTGCAGGAGCGGCTGGCCAAGCTCGCCGGCGGCGTCGCGGTGATCCGCGTCGGCGGCGCGACCGAGGTCGAGGTCAAGGAGAAGAAGGACCGCGTCGAGGACGCGCTCAACGCCACCCGCGCGGCCGTTCAGGAAGGCATCGTGCCGGGCGGCGGCGTCGCGCTGCTGCGCGCCAAGAAGGCGGTCGGCCGCATCCACAACGACAATGCGGACGTCCAGGCCGGCATCAACATCGTGCTGAAGGCGCTGGAAGCCCCGATCCGCCAGATCTCGGAGAATGCCGGGGTCGAGGGCTCGATCGTGGTCGGCAAGATCCTCGAGGACAAGTCGGAGACGTTCGGCTTCGACGCCCAGACCGAGGAATATGTCGACATGGTCGCCAAGGGCATCATCGATCCGGCCAAGGTGGTGCGCACTGCGCTGCAGGACGCCTCCTCCGTCGCCGGCCTGCTGGTGACCACGGAAGCGATGGTGGCCGAGATGCCGAAGGAGCCGGCGGCGCCGGCGATGCCCGGCGGCGGCGGCATGGGCGGGATGGGCTTCTAA